The following coding sequences lie in one Notolabrus celidotus isolate fNotCel1 chromosome 6, fNotCel1.pri, whole genome shotgun sequence genomic window:
- the LOC117814237 gene encoding calcium and integrin-binding protein 1-like, whose product MGTTASQLGKDLLSEYQELTFLTKQEILLAHKRFTELLTKDEKELPNTRVPMERILTLPELKSNPFRKRICHVFSTSELKDGSLTFEDFLDLLSAFSDSATLEIKSHYAFRIFDFDDDGTLDYGDLEKLVNCLTGETDDTRLTTEEMRQLIGNILEESDIDKDGTVNLSEFQHVISRSPDFVSSFKIVL is encoded by the exons ATGGGCACTACAGCAAGTCAACTTGGGAAAGATTTGCTTTCGGAATACCAA GAGCTGACATTCTTGACAAAGCAAGAAATACTTCT tgctcACAAGAGATTCACTGAACTCCTCACAAAAGATGAGAAAGAACTACCAAATACCAGGGTACCAATGGAAAGGATTTTAACTTTGCCAGAGCTCAAG TCCAACCCATTCAGGAAACGAATCTGCCATGTTTTCTCAACATCTGAGCTGAAAGATGGGAGCCTGACATTTGAGGACTTTTTGGACCTCTTGAGTGCCTTCAGTGATTCTGCTACTCTGGAAATTAAATCCCACTATGCATTCCGCATATTTg ACTTTGACGATGATGGAACTCTTGATTATGGTGATCTGGAGAAGCTGGTCAACTGCCTAACTGGTGAGACAGATGACACAAGACTAACGACTGAAGAAATGAGGCAGCTCATTGGCAAT ATTCTTGAAGAGTCAGACATCGACAAAGACGGAACTGTCAACCTTTCAGAGTTTCAGCACGTCATCTCAAGATCACCAGATTTTGTCAG TTCTTTCAAGATTGTGCTGTGA
- the LOC117814236 gene encoding RCC1 domain-containing protein 1-like encodes MRWFGFGFNAFGQIYVHVKSTEVESYDDEDVKVSSPTELATSRDCRLNTVEEVKASWSRRAFLQLDGDRCVYLAGFGAVPSSNESCGVPMKHTDGCTDVFISESCLTLGFSDRVEVWDLLKEEKTPSWSMEMKTQSETSGTRLNLPLVPGGYIAMKPPFYRPLSQHLKAKSLALSAEHAILLTASGVVYTWGAGSHGQLGHGGLTSEEDPRVVEALWGMPMNCVAAGGWHSVCISDGGDLYVWGWNETGQLGLPSRGLRKAQQQQQQAGAGASCQHAGTTPTDEPQEGEKNEDVFISIQAFPALLDVTPSCEVKTVSCGFRHTAAVTTKGELYTWGWGDYGQLGHQSLVSSDEPQCVEFFREKQLHVVDVVCGAWNTFAAVVKKDVETSS; translated from the exons ATGCGGTGGTTTGGATTTGGCTTCAACGCATTTGGACAGATATATGTCCATGTGAAATCAACGGAGGTAGAGAGTTACGACGATGAGGACGTGAAAGTGAGCAGCCCTACAGAGCTAGCTACAAGCAGGGACTGCCGCTTGAACACTGTTGAAGAAGTTAAAGCAAGTTGGAGTCGAAGAGCATTTTTACAATTGGATG GAGACAGATGTGTATACCTGGCAGGTTTCGGTGCAGTCCCCTCCTCCAATGAGTCCTGTGGTGTCCCtatgaaacacactgatggCTGTACCGATGTCTTCATCAGTGAGTCATGTTTAACGCTCGGGTTTTCAGACAGAGTTGAGGTCTGGGATCTGCTGAAGGAAGAGAAGACTCCATCATGGAGCatggaaatgaaaacacaatcGGAGACCTCTG GGACCCGTTTAAATCTTCCATTGGTGCCTGGGGGTTACATAGCCATGAAACCACCTTTCTACCGTCCCTTATCACAGCACCTAAAAGCCAAGAGTCTGGCACTTAGTGCAGAGCATGCCATCCTCCTCACTGCCTCTGGAGTAGTGTACACATGGGGAGCAGGAAG CCATGGTCAGCTTGGGCATGGAGGCCTCACCTCTGAGGAGGACCCCAGGGTAGTTGAGGCTCTCTGGGGGATGCCTATGAACTGTGTGGCAGCAGGAGGCTGGCACTCTGTCTGCATCAGTG ATGGAGGTGACCTGTATGTGTGGGGCTGGAATGAAACTGGCCAGCTTGGACTTCCATCACGGGGTCTGAGGaaagcacagcagcagcagcaacaagcaG GAGCGGGAGCATCATGCCAACATGCTGGCACAACTCCTACTGATGAGCCacaagaaggagagaagaatgAAGATGTATTTATATCAATCCAGGCATTTCCGGCTCTGCTGGATGTCACTCCATCATGTGAAGTCAAGACAGTCAGCTGTGGCTTCAGACATACAGCTGCTGTAACTA CCAAAGGTGAACTCTACACATGGGGCTGGG GTGACTATGGCCAACTTGGACACCAGAGTTTAGTCAGTTCAGATGAGCCTCAGTGCGTGGAGTTCTTCAGGGAGAAGCAGCTGCATGTGGTTGATGTTGTGTGCGGGGCATGGAACACTTTTGCTGCTGTTGTCAAGAAGGATGTAGAAACTAGCTCTTAA